One Ethanoligenens harbinense YUAN-3 genomic window carries:
- a CDS encoding 2-hydroxyacyl-CoA dehydratase family protein encodes MVTPFTFVFDYNTKVSKMKGALNVLDKKYEDQILKSMDAVREKAPDIPLDYFFDIWKGFWFGEQKTEMPSIAVLGTGIPELYIRAAGANPQFLFGGNYFTDQYAEQVFPQISDPVLKSASSILFSGQLSCIRDITGMVVPVSNTDTRKVVPYLKDLGHPVIVMEEEPFLDSKATSRFRSSQMDLVMELQKLTHRPITAKSIRTAAKQITSAHDAIRRLKTMDIPQIAKDFIKQTYYLAPDIQEWTDRVNGFAEENLKPMPENRSHLLLIGSPIFFPNVKILTVLHNVGIQDYENHCGVPDPEDYTELMEHDPFSLNSMFRDLNEIHYRSAQNDIARALCSDTSFLQNASGVIYHLLKGQLMYAYEANRIEKAAIRAGIPFVCIETDYTNADTEQIKIRLEAFSELLTQTGKLPAAV; translated from the coding sequence TTTGTTTTTGATTATAATACAAAAGTATCAAAGATGAAAGGGGCCTTAAATGTTTTGGATAAAAAATATGAGGATCAAATCCTGAAATCGATGGATGCCGTGCGCGAAAAAGCACCAGATATCCCGCTGGATTATTTTTTCGATATCTGGAAGGGATTCTGGTTTGGGGAACAAAAGACAGAAATGCCGTCCATAGCGGTATTGGGAACCGGTATTCCTGAATTATATATCCGGGCTGCCGGTGCAAACCCGCAATTTCTGTTTGGTGGTAATTACTTTACGGATCAATACGCAGAACAGGTGTTTCCGCAGATTTCGGACCCTGTGCTCAAATCCGCAAGCAGCATTCTCTTTTCCGGACAGCTCTCCTGCATAAGGGATATCACCGGGATGGTTGTGCCGGTAAGCAACACAGATACGCGTAAAGTTGTGCCTTATTTAAAAGACCTAGGGCATCCGGTGATCGTGATGGAGGAGGAGCCATTTCTGGATTCAAAAGCCACATCACGGTTTCGGTCGTCACAGATGGATTTAGTTATGGAGCTGCAAAAGCTCACACACCGACCGATCACCGCCAAGAGCATCCGAACTGCCGCGAAGCAAATCACCAGCGCACATGATGCCATCCGGCGCCTTAAGACTATGGATATTCCGCAAATCGCAAAGGATTTTATCAAGCAGACCTATTATCTTGCTCCTGACATTCAGGAATGGACCGACCGCGTGAATGGATTCGCCGAGGAAAACCTGAAGCCGATGCCCGAAAACCGGTCCCATCTGCTGCTGATCGGGTCACCGATCTTTTTCCCGAATGTCAAAATCCTGACTGTATTACATAATGTCGGCATCCAAGATTATGAGAATCACTGCGGAGTCCCTGATCCGGAGGATTACACAGAGCTTATGGAGCATGATCCTTTCTCGCTGAATTCCATGTTCAGGGATCTGAATGAAATTCATTACAGATCGGCACAAAACGATATTGCTCGCGCACTGTGTTCTGATACTTCTTTCCTGCAAAACGCCAGCGGTGTCATATACCATCTGCTCAAGGGACAACTCATGTATGCTTATGAAGCGAATCGGATTGAAAAGGCCGCCATCAGGGCGGGGATTCCGTTCGTCTGCATTGAAACAGATTATACGAATGCCGATACCGAGCAGATCAAAATCCGCCTGGAAGCATTTTCAGAACTGCTGACGCAGACCGGAAAACTGCCTGCGGCAGTATAA
- a CDS encoding 4Fe-4S binding protein: protein MKQRKITAFRIMCLLIAVAVLVFLGSGYRIIILLLSIFSALVFGRLWCGYVCPLGFYQELLSMLRKKLHIPTFHVSLKVKSYLRPLKWIILVYFLASVLFFGLRPVMYIRPDLSFSSADMSIYKIIIVGIVTGICFLKERAFCKYCPLGTLRGFVNKISFGKIKKDGTACTHCRACLECCPMDIRSIYEERNKSDITHSDCIYCMKCIEACPEQDVLSFTLFGKKVLSSKRNSKQVK from the coding sequence TTGAAGCAGCGTAAAATTACGGCTTTCCGTATCATGTGTCTACTGATTGCCGTTGCTGTACTCGTTTTTCTGGGAAGCGGATACCGGATTATTATTTTGTTGCTCAGCATCTTCAGCGCTCTGGTTTTTGGGCGTCTCTGGTGCGGCTATGTCTGCCCGCTGGGCTTTTATCAGGAACTGCTTTCAATGCTTCGGAAAAAACTGCATATTCCGACGTTCCACGTGTCATTAAAGGTGAAATCCTATTTGCGTCCGCTGAAATGGATCATACTTGTATATTTTCTGGCCAGCGTTTTGTTTTTTGGGCTGCGCCCAGTTATGTATATACGGCCCGACCTTTCCTTCAGCAGCGCAGATATGAGTATCTATAAAATCATTATTGTCGGTATTGTAACGGGAATTTGTTTTCTGAAAGAAAGGGCGTTCTGTAAATACTGTCCGCTAGGGACACTCCGGGGCTTTGTCAATAAAATCAGCTTCGGAAAAATTAAAAAGGACGGCACCGCGTGTACACACTGCCGCGCTTGTCTTGAATGTTGTCCAATGGATATCCGCTCCATTTATGAAGAACGCAACAAATCCGATATCACTCACTCGGATTGTATCTACTGTATGAAATGCATTGAGGCATGCCCGGAGCAGGATGTGCTTTCCTTTACCCTGTTTGGGAAAAAGGTATTGTCATCCAAACGTAATAGTAAGCAGGTGAAATAA
- a CDS encoding 2-hydroxyacyl-CoA dehydratase subunit D has protein sequence MEERTLERYKRNISRVSAGSLKQLTSIGDVPKGLEYFTNVLKRTFVDFEKDDNEYIGSYCVMVPDEMIYAFGYRPLRLCAGHSVAAMIGDEIVPRDACPVLKATAGFHAMRVMPIYQQCRLAVLPMTCDGKRKSAALLSQYLPVIPLPIEMDKSEERFAQNLQNMHALMKSISKETGRRFSNRKLIESCKSINAAQQEAYKLYGLLSSDNPPVTGSQVMAVLNSYCYDTPESWAQHAKILNAGLSQKAAAMQPLKRKKPRIFIAGSPITFPNYKLPFLMEGLGAQIVGDETCMAGRLLYDPVVPDEYSTDGILRALTARYVCACTCPVFEQTDDRLSSLTEKLRQTKAEGVIYHILRGCTPYDFELSMVEQLADKLDIPVLRVETDFSAEDAEQVKIRLEAFVELIEQRR, from the coding sequence ATGGAAGAGCGTACATTAGAACGTTATAAGCGAAATATTTCGCGCGTTTCGGCTGGTTCACTGAAACAGTTGACATCCATAGGAGATGTTCCCAAGGGGCTTGAATATTTTACGAATGTTCTTAAAAGAACATTCGTCGATTTTGAAAAGGATGACAACGAGTACATAGGTAGCTACTGCGTGATGGTGCCGGATGAAATGATATACGCATTCGGCTACAGGCCGCTGCGCTTATGCGCTGGGCACAGCGTTGCGGCGATGATCGGGGATGAGATCGTCCCGCGTGATGCCTGCCCAGTCCTGAAGGCAACTGCCGGTTTTCACGCAATGCGCGTCATGCCGATCTATCAGCAGTGCAGGCTGGCAGTGCTGCCGATGACCTGCGATGGCAAGCGAAAAAGCGCTGCGCTTTTGTCGCAGTACCTTCCGGTTATTCCCTTGCCGATTGAAATGGATAAGTCGGAGGAACGCTTTGCGCAGAACCTGCAAAACATGCATGCTCTCATGAAAAGTATTTCCAAAGAAACGGGCCGCAGGTTCTCCAACCGGAAACTGATTGAATCCTGCAAAAGCATTAATGCGGCACAGCAGGAAGCATATAAACTATACGGCTTGCTCTCATCCGACAATCCGCCTGTCACGGGTTCACAGGTTATGGCTGTGCTGAACAGCTATTGCTATGATACGCCGGAAAGCTGGGCGCAGCACGCGAAAATACTAAATGCCGGACTTTCCCAAAAAGCAGCTGCCATGCAGCCTTTGAAAAGGAAAAAGCCGCGTATCTTTATCGCAGGCTCTCCCATTACATTTCCAAACTATAAACTGCCGTTTTTGATGGAAGGTCTGGGGGCACAGATTGTCGGAGACGAGACGTGTATGGCGGGGAGGCTTTTATATGACCCCGTTGTTCCTGATGAGTACAGTACAGACGGCATCTTACGTGCGCTTACGGCGCGATATGTCTGCGCATGTACGTGTCCGGTATTCGAGCAGACGGACGATCGCCTCAGCAGTCTCACAGAAAAACTGCGTCAGACGAAAGCGGAGGGCGTTATTTATCATATCCTGCGCGGCTGCACGCCTTACGACTTCGAATTGTCCATGGTGGAACAGCTGGCAGATAAGCTTGATATTCCGGTTCTGCGTGTGGAAACAGATTTCTCCGCCGAGGATGCAGAACAGGTAAAAATCCGTCTGGAAGCGTTTGTTGAATTGATAGAACAAAGGAGATAA
- a CDS encoding acyl-CoA dehydratase activase produces the protein MGNYYVGLDAGSTYLKAALIKDNCVLGAELLPTGIDCEETAAKLLEKIYASQSITRNDIAVITATGYSRRSIGLADATISEITAHACGVQLTAPENVHPRLIIDIGGQDSKIISLGPDGHIVNFTMNDKCAAGTGKFLEVVADLLETTIDQIASLAKESTDPCQINSTCAVFAQTEVISLLAQKKSRSDILAGMHIAMANRIAKMARKYKSDGDVMMTGGGANNDALRSALEDELMCDIYKANYPQFNGAIGAALIGRHNTEKMQVQIS, from the coding sequence ATGGGAAACTATTATGTGGGGCTGGATGCCGGTTCGACATACCTGAAAGCGGCATTGATAAAGGATAACTGTGTTTTAGGCGCTGAACTTCTTCCAACAGGCATCGACTGTGAGGAAACTGCGGCCAAATTGCTGGAAAAGATCTATGCGAGCCAAAGTATCACACGCAATGATATCGCCGTAATCACCGCAACCGGATACAGCAGGCGCAGTATCGGCCTCGCAGATGCCACAATTTCAGAAATCACCGCTCATGCCTGCGGTGTACAATTGACAGCCCCTGAAAACGTGCATCCGCGCTTGATCATTGATATCGGAGGCCAAGACAGCAAGATCATCAGCCTTGGCCCCGATGGACATATCGTTAATTTTACAATGAATGATAAATGCGCCGCTGGAACAGGAAAGTTCTTGGAGGTCGTGGCTGATCTTCTGGAAACTACCATTGATCAGATTGCTTCGCTTGCGAAAGAGAGTACAGACCCCTGTCAAATCAACAGCACCTGCGCCGTTTTCGCCCAGACGGAAGTGATCTCTCTTCTTGCTCAAAAGAAAAGCCGAAGTGATATCCTTGCAGGTATGCATATAGCCATGGCAAACCGTATCGCCAAAATGGCGCGTAAATATAAGTCGGATGGCGATGTGATGATGACCGGAGGCGGCGCTAACAATGATGCTCTTCGATCTGCGTTGGAAGATGAACTGATGTGCGATATTTACAAGGCAAATTATCCGCAGTTCAACGGCGCAATCGGAGCTGCTTTAATTGGCAGGCATAACACTGAAAAAATGCAGGTCCAAATTTCTTAA